The following proteins are co-located in the Tetrapisispora phaffii CBS 4417 chromosome 4, complete genome genome:
- the TPHA0D04050 gene encoding uncharacterized protein (similar to Saccharomyces cerevisiae CLB6 (YGR109C) and CLB5 (YPR120C); ancestral locus Anc_3.453) produces MENIEIIITSPESENSKVRLAQPASFKSSNDDFSATVRQCKENIIKNNLTASLATKKRNYIHKTTHAATFTKDKKSSNAIETEITKRESLLRSIKNKDITLVNEYSDDIFEYLYQHELNNLPTHNYSLAPDSQYYMRPAMRAILVDWLVEVHNRFEYTTETLLLAINLFDRFLSQNKVTMSKLQLLAITSLFVAAKFEEVNLPKVVNYSYLTDGAATEEDIITAEKFMIQSLRFNISSPSPVSFMKRISNSDDLTDPSNMDSISQFLIEYTTCSSKFIDLKPSLASSMSMYIARKINLQHSVWDDQIKKLSGNIDAMNDKQFQNLCKELIMEIVTPSTKLTALTNKFQTSTYNEAYKKIENWCQHQISKDFAKLF; encoded by the coding sequence atggaaaatattgaaatcatAATCACATCCCCAGAAAGTGAAAACTCAAAAGTAAGACTAGCACAACCTGCTAGCTTCAAATCATCCAATGACGATTTCAGTGCAACTGTAAGACAATGCAAAGAAAacataattaaaaataatttaactgCATCGTTAGCAActaagaaaagaaattatattcataaaACGACACATGCAGCAACATTCACTAAAGACAAAAAATCATCCAATGCTATTGAAACCGAAATAACAAAACGTGAATCCCTTTTGAGGagcattaaaaataaagatataacACTTGTAAATGAATATtctgatgatatttttgaatatttgtaCCAACACgaattaaataacttaCCAACTCATAACTATTCATTAGCACCGGACTCACAATATTATATGCGTCCTGCAATGAGAGCAATCTTAGTGGATTGGTTAGTCGAAGTTCATAACAGATTTGAATACACTACAGAAACTTTACTTCTCGCTatcaatttatttgatCGTTTTCTATCTCAAAATAAAGTGACAATGAGTAAATTGCAATTACTTGCTATTACCTCATTATTTGTCGCTgcaaaatttgaagaagtaAATTTACCCAAAGTTGTCAATTATTCATACTTGACTGATGGTGCTGCCacagaagaagatataATTACAGCGGAAAAATTCATGATTCAATCTTTAAGATTTAATATAAGTTCTCCAAGTCCAGTAAGTTTCATGAAGAGAATCTCAAACTCAGATGATTTGACTGATCCTAGCAACATGGATTCGATTAGTCAATTTTTAATCGAATACACAACttgttcttcaaaatttattgatttgaaaCCTTCCCTAGCTAGTAGCATGTCAATGTACATTgcaagaaaaattaacttACAACATTCAGTATGGGATGatcaaatcaaaaaattaagtGGAAACATAGATGCAATGAATGATAAACAATTCCAAAATTTGTGCAAAGAATTGATTATGGAAATTGTCACACCTTCAACAAAACTAACTGCATTGacaaataaatttcaaacatCAACCTACAATGAAgcatataaaaaaattgaaaattggTGTCAACATCAGATCTCAAAAGATTTTGCAAAGTTATTCTAA
- the TPHA0D04040 gene encoding cyclin family protein (similar to Saccharomyces cerevisiae CLB1 (YGR108W) and CLB2 (YPR119W); ancestral locus Anc_3.452) — MVVSIDSDEATNYNNHNGRATNLLRSIQRAALNNVTNTALSQEMNLNNSNISNNNNALTSFKEALPGGRRDASKIPQLKKRTYPEPADIHVLERTASTYTSNSIKSSPNSQSVTDSRNSNNYQNFEDKENIDPYYSASCTITASSDALSSIKEENEIENNKELMDETNFQPTQEDIFTRENETVAGQNINSNYNIITEEDDINKKRPISQIAEYNIPKKFKVCNENGEEEYVWEDLDAEDYNDPFMVNEYVNDIFDYLYHLEVITLPKKEDFYQHKNIHQNRDILVNWLVKIHNKFGLLPESLFLAINLMDRFLCKELVQLDKLQLVGTSCLFIASKYEEVYSPSIKNFASETDGACTEEEIKEGEKFILKTLSFNLNYPNPMNFLRRISKAADYDIQSRTLAKFLLEISIVDFRFIGILPSLCSAAAMFLARKMLGKGEWDGNLIHYSGGYVKSQIAPVCKMMMDYLVSPIVHDEFHRKYQSRRFMKASIISVQWALKVRKNGYDVMTLHE; from the coding sequence ATGGTTGTTTCTATTGACTCTGATGAGGCTACTAACTATAACAACCACAACGGACGTGCAACTAATCTGTTAAGAAGTATTCAAAGGGCAGCATTAAATAATGTGACAAATACTGCTCTTTCTCAAGAGATGAATCtgaataatagtaatatcagtaacaacaataatgCACTCACAAGCTTCAAAGAAGCACTTCCTGGTGGGAGAAGAGATGCTTCAAAAATTcctcaattgaaaaagcGTACATATCCTGAACCTGCTGACATTCATGTTCTAGAAAGAACTGCATCTACGTACACTTCAAATAGCATCAAATCTTCGCCAAACAGCCAAAGTGTAACTGATTCAagaaatagtaataattaccaaaattttgaagataaagaaaatatcgATCCATATTACTCTGCATCGTGCACTATAACGGCGTCTTCAGATGCATTGTCATCCATAAAAGAGGAAAACGagattgaaaataataaagaattaatGGACGAAACAAATTTTCAACCAACTCAAGAAGATATTTTTACAAGAGAGAATGAAACTGTGGCAGGTCAAAACATCAATTCCAATTATAACATTATAACAGAGGAagatgatattaataagAAAAGACCAATTTCACAAATTGCAGAATATAATATCCCAAAAAAGTTTAAAGTATGCAACGAAAACGGTGAAGAGGAGTATGTGTGGGAAGATTTAGATGCAGAAGATTATAATGACCCTTTTATGGTCAACGAGTAcgttaatgatattttcgATTATTTGTATCATTTAGAAGTTATTACATTGCCTAAGAAAGAAGATTTTTATCaacataaaaatattcatcaaaATAGAGACATTCTTGTCAATTGGCTGGTCAAAATTCATAACAAGTTTGGACTACTTCCAGAATCATTATTCTTagcaataaatttaatggaCAGATTTTTATGTAAAGAGTTAGTTCAATTGGACAAACTTCAATTAGTTGGTACTTCGTGTTTGTTTATTGCTTCAAAGTATGAAGAAGTTTATTCTCCAAGTATAAAAAACTTTGCATCCGAAACAGATGGTGCTTGcactgaagaagaaataaaagaaggtgaaaagtttatattaaaaacGTTGAGTTTTAATCTAAACTATCCTAATCCAATGAATTTTCTAAGAAGAATTTCTAAGGCAGCTGACTACGATATACAGTCACGTACTTTAGCCAAGTTTCTACTAGAAATATCAATAGTAGATTTTAGATTTATTGGGATTTTACCTTCTTTATGTTCTGCAGCGGCTATGTTTTTAGCAAGAAAAATGCTTGGTAAAGGTGAATGGGATGGTAACCTAATTCATTACAGTGGTGGTTATGTTAAAAGTCAAATAGCGCCTGTATGTAAAATGATGATGGATTATCTAGTATCACCGATAGTACATGATGAATTTCATAGAAAATATCAATCTAGGAGATTTATGAAAGCCTCGATTATTTCAGTACAATGGGCTTTGAAAGTTAGAAAGAACGGTTATGACGTAATGACATTGcatgaataa
- the HOB2 gene encoding Hob2p (similar to Saccharomyces cerevisiae YPR117W; ancestral locus Anc_3.443), with product MVFINDTLAFVEKQLTKMVSTCLWVIVAMLLFQLLLNLILKIVIANTSLKLGGIEYFYMGFFTLTSLRKIHIKTNKFSVNVDSISLEFKIFPYLLIKNILIDYYKPKHITGVNEPEDEFKKPFLPDEVAISKKIIKMVEWISFSRIRIHHLQVNIHDENNPKTQVIDVDTITIGLPKFTTHHLKIDLLLYDFQSNDKLDAIKVITYSFSCKLHQHPKIPGKLLLLHLDWSNSLKITDVKMHLSDKMVENMVTKMVETKQGTEMKTDIKNEGKNVFVKGNLSHEEIESMIKSIICPYKVIIENLKVIDIKFENITFKNDFLKVKISISSTQVRLQAITDISTYNELLESTYISNNDENYDDDVNDNEFEDDTSKQEILNTQPIVKNTQKSKFEDIELSLSFNSIHLSVNNKSLIRIPIINMLVTTDLMLYFLKNSHSYNDFKISFSINILNPTLFISVDMIQKMAEYLNNTKTDLAKGNDSEFNNKSDSISKQVENNITTDENQLIEQINIDKTSLKNILEEVPSFLIELNISNFNIYLQISNDESINLKIYDIKLFLINNYTVITKLKNSSKIVQNKNELFEQLPIKDPLTKDLNSFFKIINVSLAYKKNNTLSTAEVVPIYQFERYVVILDNLSPEKITSVATLRKSDFTLLDIEVLGKLINTYSVLKEYSQMIKSSIRKTKSKSVKKKIIFSIEWSAKLRVKDMSFSVLISNYLPALLDPCANDDGNLSDVIRGFTLVFHESIFEASNVQRQLSIAKIELIRVMDHCEAKNICDDVFKLGNLSFTDKYDDVLSKCIHKVRVPEVYLKFDVNLIWIIFYLKKIYADHVTLLRSKKRKIVSKADKPSNSILHLSFSKVIFDVNLPENVSLFFDIKDIYYSNHNKKLKILNILGYVRSVYVHDLPVNVELLNIKNMVFCSNSHTEGKTFIVDTELIRLRTEYHFKFYEVVNNIISTFKSYKQLAYSFSDLSGFHRFHPKVENPKKIPTINIRAKKFLIDVEEDPFEQELGLIFKIGVLEQRERLAKLEEFEEQKSILREFENFNNNNNVQPDHKQNTNSFENLAKQRLYELFSTSWISRHRTAKLKFHGMPYHIKPFQEFDKVYYRFTGKATTTVANLVVKDLDMTLKQPSFPVENFFDFIHEMGKGVPKSMSYTILILLGIDIKTKLWQLKIRDYPVPVITIPDTRTTGDLVFAEKMPGDLALRTTFVPFVPSATLSKYAETSSIYGSHVIGTMNSIKTYFNIHTKVTSNSGTNITWGKSFQPGYQSLMMWFDFLTKPQMDPSPKLGFWDKFRFLVHGSWRYEFGENSDLRLNIKGAHNPYKITDDGAGLSFCWSGGTILNINGENNPREFLLINSASFKLVVPDFTDENKFDKILMNLEGGVKWTLGLLFEEGKLALAGDEKRSTPVRPHYDVTLINPKYVYNREDYDSWRGFRSNFIHMSFGIYSGKDASNNNIYLAPYTMSHFFKWWNLFDTYTSGPIRQGPLFPNMIQNNNKFGRSLFTIKYQLYLAPLTITHIYRHATSEDDKGIHSSVKFTGIKCKTKSLKIDLHQKRIKLTHTNEKLNKSKPVWKLRMSKGEVDCEEADYRLISTTFDDANIEKTIASRLGLRCKKEKQFASENINSLKDSEWYDINDYVDLNQISLEAATPIKIDIKPFVSTPRITYFRKINDEGYDVRYPFGAEPSHRCIIGKNHPERTQEHLANQRSIEIQGQISELQQKISEIDKLSEMHPDDNDITLKKNNLYAKFSNILTRYDMIDEILSDLKISESLPLDGDLHSNFNESMISADLNSINDNNSLLRVNTLNSFVSMRRGSTIEAKSTYDNRFMIHNVTIKIDNDIKNHLLEYASSSSERRSTQFYCTYKSVTIVKELLDNFFANTIPAITEYGLLNNDETCTSTEFIERFDELTHKLPNENYDSIDSYLIQLISPQVQITSECEPDTALLITATEIETGIIDVMQIMSKSGKIIDADVNTIVESRYCSVSKELQVFTLFKKDIPMFQNMGLLVPSEADKSQSLCWVPWLPLELCFDGSLLDEHMILKRRSLFLRYTSPNPLFVSDNAAADFSKDSRVDIGFPNLVITCTSQQYNSVYNIAHELMSLGTSMDEKADKLSKLLLADEVRNNLEKLDISVVVNLQRKLRELYYTREFLKTYDTKLYKSTEQELTLEIQATQLELSVLMSAVKRNYDSIGSGNNSRKLLNWKVSTDELIWELSDSNNRQFITIGLGPSSFVRSQTADGSNSNVISIQSLQIYNQQQKLVYQQLIAPFEDNPHYTKDMPMLEIFWLLSSPVGGISVLEEMIVSFQPIIFRMDHITADKLMNYLFPKNETADSAGARTLVREHHTAQMYNTSEANSETQSSSPVSPVSERSGADSITSGKTTTVREMRKVSSTFIRPTEESINEMVKRSGTYINIKSVTIKKMMMSISYKGAHSVLTNVDDLIVKVPTLQYHNKIWSREELFSAIKKDVIMVVLQHTGNIIGNKFIPHKKENKKKVSLEISKLLKSGDDKKNAPSKKSSYKIDHHSFHTSKQKPPVVNIIIEEDEDGDEIKAFYPNDTTSNDG from the coding sequence ATGGTATTTATTAATGACACTCTGGCGtttgtggagaaacaatTGACCAAAATGGTTAGTACCTGTTTATGGGTAATAGTAGcaatgttattatttcagttgttattaaatctaattttgaaaattgttATCGCCAATACGAGCCTTAAACTTGGCggaattgaatatttttacatGGGATTCTTTACTTTAACGTCCTTAAGGAAAATACACATAAAAACTAATAAATTCAGCGTCAACGTTGATTCGATATCTTTGGAATTTAAGATTTTTCCTTATCTTTTAATCAAAAACATTctaattgattattataaacCGAAACATATAACAGGCGTTAATGAACCAGAAGATGAGTTTAAGAAACCGTTCCTTCCGGATGAAGTTGCTATaagtaaaaaaattattaaaatggTCGAATGGATATCATTCTCCAGAATTCGTATACATCATTTACAAGTTAATATTcatgatgaaaataatcCAAAAACACAAGTTATCGATGTGGACACTATTACCATCGGATTACCAAAATTCACTACACATCACTTGAAAATTGATCTATTGTTATATGATTTTCAATCCAATGATAAGCTAGATGCCATAAAAGTAATAACTTATTCATTTAGTTGTAAGTTACACCAACATCCAAAAATTCCTGGGAAACTGCTTCTTCTACACCTTGATTGGAGTAACTCTCTGAAAATAACTGATGTAAAAATGCATTTATCTGATAAAATGGTGGAGAATATGGTGACAAAAATGGTTGAGACTAAACAAGGAACAGAAATGAAGactgatattaaaaatgagggaaaaaatgtttttgtAAAAGGTAATTTATCTCATGAGGAAATTGAATCTATGATTAAATCTATCATATGTCCATATAAAgttataattgaaaatttgaaaGTCATAGATATTAAGTTTGAAAACataacatttaaaaatgattttttgaaagtaaaaatttcaatatccAGTACTCAAGTTCGTCTCCAGGCGATTACGGATATCTCTActtataatgaattattagaaagCACATATATTAGCAACAACGATGAAAATTACGACGACGAtgttaatgataatgaatttgaagatgataCAAGCAAACAAGAAATTCTTAATACACAACCAATTGTAAAAAATACACAGAAATctaaatttgaagatattgaattgTCGCTTTCCTTCAACTCCATACACCTATCAGTCAATAATAAGTCATTAATTCGAATTCCTATTATAAATATGCTTGTTACGACTGATTTAATGTTGTactttttgaaaaattctcACTCATACAACgatttcaaaatttcattttctatCAATATTCTTAATCCTACCCTATTTATTTCTGTTGATATGATACAGAAAATGGCggaatatttaaacaatacCAAAACAGATCTAGCAAAGGGAAATGATAGTGaatttaacaataaaagCGATTCCATAAGTAAACaagttgaaaataatataacaacTGATGAGAATCAGTTGATAGAGCAgataaatattgataaaactagtctaaaaaatatcttaGAAGAAGTGCCAAGCTTCCTTATTGaactaaatatttcaaattttaatatttatcttcaaatatcaaatgatgagtctataaatttgaaaatttatgacattaaattatttttaatcaaTAATTATACTGTGATtacaaaattgaaaaacagTTCCAAAATAgtacaaaataaaaatgaattatttgagCAACTACCAATAAAGGATCCCTTAACAAAAGATCTAAATAGTTTTTTTAAGATCATTAACGTTTCATTAGcatataaaaagaataacaCTTTATCAACGGCTGAAGTGGTGCCTATTTACCAATTTGAAAGATATGTGGTTATATTGGATAACTTATCTCCAGAAAAAATCACCTCTGTAGCAACGTTAAGAAAATCAGACTTTACtttattagatattgaaGTTTTAGGGAAATTGATAAACACATATTCTGTTTTGAAGGAATATTCGCAAATGATCAAATCTTCGATTAGAAAAACGAAAAGTAAGTCagtaaagaaaaaaattattttttctattgAATGGTCAGCAAAGTTAAGAGTAAAAGATATGTCCTTCTCGGTCCTGATATCAAACTATTTACCTGCCTTACTAGATCCATGTGCAAATGACGATGGAAATCTTTCTGACGTAATACGTGGGTTTACGTTGGTGTTTCATGAGTCTATTTTTGAGGCCAGTAATGTTCAGAGACAGTTGAGTATTGccaaaattgaattaattagAGTTATGGATCACTGCGAGGCCAAAAATATATGTGACGATGTGTTTAAATTGGGTAATTTGTCTTTTACTGATAAATATGATGATGTCCTATCAAAATGTATACATAAGGTACGGGTGCCTGAAGTATATCTTAAATTTGATGTGAACTTAATttggataattttttacttgaaaaaaatttatgcTGATCATGTAACATTATTAAGGTcgaaaaagagaaaaatcGTTTCCAAAGCAGATAAACCATCTAATTCAATCTTACACTTATCCTTCAGTAAAGTCATTTTCGATGTCAATCTTCCTGAAAATGtctcattattttttgacatcaaagatatttattattctaaccataacaaaaaattaaaaatattaaacatttTAGGATACGTGAGATCTGTTTATGTTCATGATCTTCCTGTTAATGTTGAATTGctgaatataaaaaatatggtATTTTGTTCAAATAGTCATACAGAAGGTAAAACATTCATAGTTGATACTGAATTAATACGACTACGCACAGAGTatcattttaaattttatgaagttgttaataatattatttcaacTTTCAAATCATATAAACAACTTGCCTACTCGTTTTCTGACTTATCTGGGTTTCACAGATTTCATCCAAAAGTTGAAAATCCAAAAAAGATACCAACTATTAATATTCGAGCCAAGAAGTTTTTAATTGATGTCGAAGAAGATCCTTTTGAACAAGAATTAGGActtattttcaaaattggtGTATTAGAACAAAGAGAAAGATTGGCAAAATTGgaagaatttgaagaacaaaaatCGATTCTAAgagaatttgaaaattttaataataataacaatgtTCAACCAGATCACAAACAGAATACAAATAGTTTTGAAAATCTTGCAAAACAAAGACTATACGAGTTATTTTCGACATCGTGGATTTCCAGGCATAGAACAGCAAAGCTTAAATTTCATGGAATGCCATATCATATCAAACCTTTTCAAGAGTTTGATAAAGTATACTACAGATTCACTGGCAAAGCAACAACAACGGTGGCTAATTTAGTTGTAAAGGATCTTGACATGACATTAAAACAACCATCATTTCCAGTGGAAAacttttttgattttatcCATGAAATGGGCAAAGGTGTTCCAAAGTCTATGTCTTACACCATTTTAATTCTACTTGgaattgatattaaaacaaaattatggcaattaaaaataaggGACTATCCAGTTCCTGTAATTACAATACCAGATACTCGCACAACTGGTGATCTTGTTTTTGCTGAGAAAATGCCCGGGGATTTGGCGTTAAGAACTACCTTCGTTCCCTTTGTTCCATCAGCGacattatcaaaatatgcGGAAACTAGTTCTATTTATGGATCTCATGTAATAGGAACAATGAACTCAATCAAAACTTATTTTAACATTCACACTAAGGTCACCTCTAATTCTGGTACAAACATTACTTGGGGTAAGTCTTTCCAACCTGGTTATCAATCGTTAATGATGTGGTTTGACTTTCTAACGAAACCTCAAATGGACCCATCCCCGAAGTTAGGGTTTTGGGATAAGTTTAGATTTTTAGTTCACGGTAGCTGGAGATATGAATTTGGTGAAAATAGTGACTTGAGATTGAATATTAAAGGTGCCCATAATCCATATAAGATTACTGATGACGGTGCTGGTCTTTCATTTTGTTGGTCCGGTGGTACtatattaaatatcaaTGGCGAAAATAATCCACGAGAATTTCTGTTGATTAATTCTGCAAGTTTTAAATTAGTAGTTCCTGATTTTACTGATGAGAACAAATTTGATaagattttaatgaatctaGAAGGTGGAGTGAAATGGACTTTAggattattatttgaagaaggTAAGTTAGCATTAGCTGGTGATGAGAAACGTTCGACACCAGTGAGACCGCATTATGATGTCACATTGATTAATCCGAAATATGTCTATAATAGAGAAGATTATGATTCATGGAGAGGCTTCAGAAGTAACTTTATACATATGTCATTTGGGATTTATTCGGGTAAAGATGCAAGCAATAATAACATCTATCTTGCACCTTATACAATGAGTCACTTTTTTAAATGGTggaatttatttgatacCTATACATCAGGCCCTATTCGTCAAGGGCCTTTGTTTCCTAACATGATACAAAATAACAACAAATTTGGGCGTTCCTTATTTACCATTAAgtatcaattatatttggCACCTTTGACGATAACACACATATATAGGCATGCTACTTCAGAAGATGATAAAGGTATTCACAGTTCAGTTAAATTTACTGGTATTAAATGTAAAACTAAGTCATTAAAAATCGATCTTCATCAAAAAAGAATCAAACTAACACATACAAATGAAAAactaaataaatcaaaaccGGTTTGGAAATTAAGAATGTCAAAGGGTGAAGTAGATTGTGAGGAAGCAGATTATAGACTGATATCTACGACCTTTGATGATgctaatattgaaaaaactaTTGCGTCAAGATTAGGTCTGAGGtgtaaaaaagaaaaacaatttgcttcagaaaatattaattcattaaaggATTCTGAATGGTACGATATTAATGATTACGTAGACTTAAATCAAATTTCACTAGAAGCTGCTACACcaataaaaattgatataaaaCCATTTGTTTCAACACCAAGAATTACATactttagaaaaattaatgatgaaGGTTATGATGTTAGATATCCATTTGGGGCAGAGCCTTCGCATAGATGTATCATTGGTAAAAATCATCCCGAACGGACACAAGAACATTTGGCTAACCAGAGAAGTATTGAGATTCAAGGCCAAATTAGTGAActtcaacaaaaaatatctgAAATTGACAAACTTTCTGAAATGCATCctgatgataatgatataacACTAAAAAAGAATAACTTGTATGCTAAgttttctaatattttaactCGATATGACATGATAGATGAGATTTTGAGCGATCTAAAGATATCAGAAAGCTTACCTTTAGATGGGGACCTTCACTCTAACTTCAACGAAAGTATGATATCAGCCGATTTGAACTCAATAAACGATAATAACAGTCTTTTAAGGGTAAATACACTAAATTCATTTGTGTCTATGAGACGAGGGTCTACGATTGAGGCTAAATCAACCTATGATAATAGGTTTATGATCCACAATGTCACAATCAAAATTGACAATGACATTAAAAATCACTTGTTAGAGTACGCTTCTAGTTCTAGCGAGAGGAGATCGACACAATTTTACTGTACTTATAAGTCTGTAACGATTGTCAAAGAATTACTTGATAATTTCTTCGCTAACACCATACCAGCTATCACCGAATATGGTCTTTTAAACAATGATGAAACATGCACTAGCActgaatttattgaaagatTTGATGAGCTAACTCATAAGCTTccaaatgaaaattatgaCTCGATAGATTCGTATCtgattcaattaatttctCCACAAGTTCAAATCACTTCGGAATGTGAACCAGATACGGCTTTATTGATTACTGCTACTGAGATCGAAACTGGCATTATTGATGTAATGCAGATTATGAGTAAATCtggaaaaattattgatgcAGATGTTAACACAATTGTAGAATCAAGATATTGTTCAGTATCGAAAGAACTCCAGGTATTCACATTGTTCAAGAAAGACATACCGATGTTCCAAAATATGGGCTTGCTAGTACCCTCTGAAGCTGACAAATCTCAAAGCTTGTGTTGGGTTCCATGGCTCCCATTGGAACTGTGTTTTGATGGTTCATTGCTTGATGAGCatatgattttgaaaagaagaTCATTGTTTTTGAGATACACATCTCCTAATCCATTATTTGTAAGTGACAATGCTGCAGCAGACTTTTCAAAGGATTCTCGAGTTGATATTGGTTTTCCTAATCTTGTTATTACCTGTACATCTCAACAGTATAACTCTGTCTATAATATAGCCCACGAGCTAATGAGTTTAGGAACTAGCATGGATGAAAAGGctgataaattatcaaaattattattagcaGATGAAGTTAGGAATAATCTCGAAAAATTAGACATTTCAGTAGTGGTTAATTTACAACGAAAATTAAGGGAACTTTACTATACTCgtgaatttttgaaaacatATGATACTAAACTTTATAAAAGTACAGAACAAGAGTTGACCTTAGAAATACAGGCAACGCAATTAGAACTATCCGTTCTTATGTCAGCagttaaaagaaattatgATAGTATCGGCAGTGGAAATAATTCcagaaaattattaaattggaAAGTTAGCACTGATGAATTGATATGGGAGCTATCTGATTCTAACAACAGACAATTCATAACCATTGGCCTGGGACCGTCATCTTTCGTCCGTTCTCAAACTGCTGATGGATCGAATAGTAATGTAATTTCCATCCAATCTTTGCAAATTTATAATCAACAGCAAAAACTGGTTTATCAACAATTAATTGCTCCATTTGAGGACAATCCTCATTATACCAAAGACATGCCAATGTTGGAAATATTTTGGTTATTAAGTTCGCCAGTTGGTGGTATATCAGTCTTGGAGGAAATGATAGTTTCATTTCAACcaattatatttagaatGGATCATATTACAGCTGACaagttaatgaattatttatttccaAAGAACGAAACAGCAGATTCAGCAGGCGCTAGAACACTTGTTAGAGAGCATCACACTGCGCAGATGTATAACACTTCAGAGGCTAATTCAGAAACTCAGTCGTCTAGTCCTGTGTCACCTGTTTCAGAAAGGAGTGGGGCTGATAGTATAACATCAGGTAAAACAACAACTGTTAGGGAGATGAGAAAGGTTTCCTCAACATTTATTAGGCCAACAGAGGAAAGTATAAATGAAATGGTTAAGAGATCTGGaacatatattaatatcaagTCTGTAAcaatcaaaaaaatgatgatgtcGATTTCGTATAAGGGCGCGCATAGTGTTTTGACAAATGTTGATGATTTAATTGTAAAGGTGCCAACTCTACAATATCATAATAAGATTTGGTCTAGAGAAGAGTTATTCTCTGCTATTAAGAAAGATGTAATTATGGTTGTGTTACAACATACCGGTAACATCATAggaaataaattcattcCCCATAAAAAggaaaacaaaaagaaagttTCATTGGaaatttctaaattattgaaatctGGCGATGACAAAAAGAATGCTCCTAGCAAGAAAAGTTCATATAAAATAGATCACCATTCTTTCCATACATCAAAACAGAAACCACCTGTggttaatataataatcgAGGAAGACGAAGATGGCGATGAAATTAAAGCATTTTACCCAAACGACACTACAAGCAATGATGGGTAA